The following are encoded in a window of Saccharothrix longispora genomic DNA:
- a CDS encoding DinB family protein, whose amino-acid sequence MSTDPAASAEDVVDQPLRAQFEAFLDEHCGALDRCLDGLTEEQARRSLVPSRTTLLGLVKHATFVEKVWFDEAVTCRSRAEIGISATPDESFVLDDADTTTTVRRAHRAACEASRRATSSLGLDDLVHGNRRGPLPLRWVYLHVLRELAQHCGHADVLREQLLDE is encoded by the coding sequence ATGTCCACCGACCCGGCGGCGTCCGCCGAGGACGTAGTCGACCAGCCACTGCGAGCCCAGTTCGAGGCGTTCCTCGACGAGCACTGCGGCGCGCTCGACCGCTGCCTGGACGGGCTGACCGAGGAGCAGGCCCGTCGATCGCTGGTGCCCTCCCGGACCACGCTGCTGGGCCTGGTGAAGCACGCGACCTTCGTCGAGAAGGTCTGGTTCGACGAAGCCGTGACCTGCCGCTCGCGCGCCGAGATCGGCATTTCCGCGACACCGGACGAGTCGTTCGTCCTCGACGACGCCGACACCACCACCACCGTCCGGCGAGCACATCGCGCGGCCTGCGAGGCGTCCCGCCGCGCGACGTCGTCCCTGGGACTGGACGACCTGGTCCACGGCAACCGACGCGGTCCGCTCCCGCTGCGCTGGGTGTACCTCCACGTGCTGCGCGAACTCGCCCAGCACTGCGGACACGCCGACGTCCTGCGCGAGCAGCTCCTCGACGAGTAG
- the rpsR gene encoding 30S ribosomal protein S18, giving the protein MPRPERPAKRRANLLHKEGIADVDWKDTALLRKFISDRGKIRSRRVTGLTPQQQRRVATAIKNAREMALLPYPSQGR; this is encoded by the coding sequence GTGCCCCGCCCCGAACGCCCCGCCAAGCGCCGCGCCAACCTGCTGCACAAGGAGGGCATCGCCGACGTGGACTGGAAGGACACCGCGCTGCTGCGGAAGTTCATCTCCGACCGCGGCAAGATCCGCTCCCGCCGCGTCACCGGCCTGACCCCCCAGCAGCAGCGCCGGGTCGCCACCGCCATCAAGAACGCCCGCGAGATGGCGCTGCTTCCCTACCCCAGCCAAGGGCGTTGA
- a CDS encoding PadR family transcriptional regulator — MTDALREPTFLILTALAARPQHGYGILRDVEEISSGRVRLRAGTLYTALDRLSSDGWVAIDREEVVDGRLRRYYRLTDLGAAKLAAEVERLRANTRVAEQRLRARPIGGTA, encoded by the coding sequence GTGACGGACGCGCTGAGAGAACCGACCTTCCTGATCCTCACCGCGTTGGCCGCCCGGCCTCAGCACGGCTACGGCATCCTGCGCGACGTCGAGGAGATCTCCAGCGGTCGTGTCCGATTGCGGGCGGGCACCCTCTACACCGCGCTGGACCGGCTGTCGTCCGACGGGTGGGTGGCGATCGACCGGGAAGAGGTCGTGGACGGCAGGCTTCGTCGCTACTACCGCCTGACCGACCTGGGGGCGGCCAAACTCGCGGCCGAGGTGGAACGGCTGCGAGCGAACACCCGTGTGGCGGAACAACGGCTCCGCGCACGGCCGATCGGAGGAACGGCGTGA
- the rpmF gene encoding 50S ribosomal protein L32, with the protein MAVPKRRTSRSNTRHRRSQWKAEVPDLVPVTTLDGRKLTVPRRLVAAYRRGLL; encoded by the coding sequence ATGGCCGTCCCCAAGCGCAGGACCTCCCGCAGCAACACCCGCCACCGCCGCTCGCAGTGGAAGGCCGAGGTGCCCGACCTGGTCCCGGTCACCACCCTGGACGGCCGCAAGCTCACCGTGCCCCGACGGCTCGTCGCCGCCTACCGCAGGGGTCTGCTCTGA
- a CDS encoding NUDIX hydrolase, protein MQPLPVRDRAGNALTGFRRISEGELEGLGGRDVVPAALVVVEYGGAVLLVFDAWRRKWELPGGGREPGETTRRTAIRELREETGIRGVGVEAVAVAGFHLVAPDRHELIAVYRARLRVAPRLLVNDEVLDFRWWPPSDPVGEDTSPLDAEIARRVARTPTA, encoded by the coding sequence GTGCAGCCGCTTCCGGTACGCGACCGCGCGGGCAACGCGTTGACGGGGTTCCGCCGCATCTCCGAAGGGGAGTTGGAGGGCCTGGGTGGACGGGATGTCGTGCCCGCCGCCCTGGTGGTGGTCGAGTACGGGGGTGCCGTGCTCCTGGTGTTCGACGCGTGGCGTCGGAAGTGGGAGCTGCCGGGCGGTGGGCGTGAGCCCGGCGAGACGACGCGCCGGACCGCGATCCGGGAGCTGCGCGAGGAGACCGGCATCCGCGGGGTGGGGGTGGAGGCCGTCGCGGTGGCCGGGTTCCACCTCGTCGCCCCGGACCGCCACGAGCTGATCGCCGTCTACCGGGCCCGGCTCCGGGTCGCACCCCGCCTGCTGGTCAACGACGAAGTCCTCGACTTCCGGTGGTGGCCGCCGTCGGACCCGGTCGGCGAGGACACGAGCCCGCTCGACGCCGAGATAGCCAGACGCGTCGCACGGACGCCGACCGCCTGA
- a CDS encoding GNAT family N-acetyltransferase encodes MTEPGPAAWPAAPIRTERLVLRQSEARDRAALVELFASPEVGTYIGGARPRDELERTMPEVPGRRPGFFVVDLDGAVIGIVTFDRRDPERPGPSRPDAGEAWLGYLLLPEAWGRGYAAEACAAALGWFAGAFPGEQVALCTQTANDRAMRLAAKLGFTEVERFEAYGAEQWFGVRSPVTPSGRVRAAVS; translated from the coding sequence ATGACCGAACCCGGCCCCGCCGCCTGGCCGGCCGCCCCGATCAGGACCGAGCGGCTCGTGCTCCGCCAGTCCGAGGCCCGGGACCGCGCGGCGCTCGTCGAACTGTTCGCCTCACCGGAGGTGGGCACCTACATCGGTGGTGCCCGGCCCCGTGACGAACTCGAACGCACGATGCCCGAGGTGCCCGGACGGCGCCCCGGTTTCTTCGTGGTCGACCTCGACGGGGCGGTGATCGGCATCGTCACGTTCGACCGGCGCGACCCGGAGCGTCCCGGTCCCTCCCGCCCGGACGCCGGGGAGGCCTGGCTCGGCTACCTGCTCCTGCCGGAGGCGTGGGGGCGCGGGTACGCCGCCGAGGCGTGCGCGGCGGCGCTCGGCTGGTTCGCCGGCGCGTTTCCCGGCGAGCAGGTGGCGCTCTGCACCCAGACCGCCAACGACCGCGCGATGCGCCTCGCGGCGAAGCTGGGGTTCACCGAGGTCGAGAGGTTCGAGGCGTACGGCGCCGAGCAGTGGTTCGGCGTGCGGTCCCCGGTCACCCCGTCCGGTCGGGTCCGCGCCGCCGTCAGTTGA
- the mrf gene encoding ribosome hibernation factor-recruiting GTPase MRF — protein sequence MRTEVVLVAGLADHDVAEELWRACPGSVLVRHDLRDLAGGVVRRWVDGELTVLELAHGCVSCTLRLDLLPLLERLGGRVVVHLDPALEPEAVCFALREVDVRVEAVVTVVDRAAWLADATGEDALADRGLAAAEADDRTVAQVVVGQAEFADALVLTGAGTDPVLDAVLDRLNPRAPRRDRHALDAAELLAAVPDDARRGRFDDGFGTLLHGQPPLEPAHGVAVVHFVERRPFHPMRLHEALDVLFDGVVRTRGRVWVASQPDTALWLESAGGGLSVGNLGPWLAAVDDWSGFPVERRAAASATWDPEHGDRSQELVVITASAPAEGITAALREALVTDEELALADELEFVDPFAEWHDEMEEA from the coding sequence ATGCGGACAGAAGTCGTACTGGTGGCCGGCCTGGCGGACCACGACGTGGCGGAGGAGCTCTGGCGCGCCTGCCCCGGATCGGTGCTCGTGCGCCACGACCTGCGCGACCTCGCCGGTGGCGTGGTGCGCCGGTGGGTGGACGGCGAGCTGACCGTGCTGGAACTCGCGCACGGCTGCGTCTCCTGCACCCTGCGGCTGGACCTGCTGCCCCTGCTGGAGCGGCTCGGCGGCCGGGTGGTGGTCCACCTGGACCCCGCGCTGGAGCCGGAAGCGGTCTGCTTCGCCCTGCGCGAGGTCGACGTGCGGGTGGAGGCCGTGGTCACCGTGGTGGACCGGGCCGCCTGGCTGGCCGACGCCACGGGTGAGGACGCGCTGGCCGACCGCGGCCTGGCCGCCGCCGAGGCCGACGACCGGACCGTGGCGCAGGTCGTCGTGGGGCAGGCCGAGTTCGCCGACGCCCTGGTGCTGACCGGCGCCGGGACCGACCCCGTCCTCGACGCCGTGCTCGACCGGCTCAACCCCCGCGCGCCGCGCCGCGACCGGCACGCGCTCGACGCGGCGGAACTGCTGGCCGCCGTACCCGACGACGCGCGCCGGGGGCGCTTCGACGACGGCTTCGGCACGCTGCTGCACGGGCAGCCGCCGCTGGAACCGGCGCACGGCGTGGCGGTCGTCCACTTCGTCGAACGGCGCCCGTTCCACCCGATGCGCCTGCACGAGGCGCTCGACGTCCTGTTCGACGGCGTCGTGCGCACCCGCGGCCGGGTGTGGGTCGCCAGCCAACCGGACACCGCCCTGTGGCTGGAATCGGCGGGCGGCGGCCTGAGCGTGGGCAACCTCGGGCCGTGGCTCGCCGCCGTGGACGACTGGTCGGGGTTTCCGGTCGAGCGGCGGGCCGCCGCTTCGGCGACGTGGGACCCGGAGCACGGCGACCGGTCGCAGGAACTGGTCGTCATCACGGCCTCCGCCCCGGCGGAGGGGATCACGGCGGCACTGCGCGAGGCGCTGGTGACCGACGAAGAACTGGCGCTCGCCGACGAGTTGGAGTTCGTCGACCCGTTCGCCGAGTGGCACGACGAGATGGAGGAAGCGTGA
- a CDS encoding type B 50S ribosomal protein L31, producing the protein MKQGIHPDYHPVVFQDQSTGKAFLTRSTATSDRTVEWEDGNTYPLITVDVTSDSHPFWTGNQRVMDTAGRVEKFNRRYGKRNR; encoded by the coding sequence GTGAAGCAGGGCATCCACCCCGACTACCACCCGGTGGTCTTCCAGGACCAGTCCACGGGCAAGGCGTTCCTGACCCGGTCCACGGCCACGTCGGACCGCACCGTCGAGTGGGAGGACGGCAACACCTACCCGCTCATCACGGTCGACGTCACCTCGGACTCGCACCCGTTCTGGACCGGCAACCAGCGCGTCATGGACACCGCCGGCCGGGTCGAGAAGTTCAACCGCCGCTACGGGAAGAGGAACCGCTGA
- a CDS encoding PQQ-dependent sugar dehydrogenase, with translation MFAVVLSGLGVVVPAPVASAATVDTSASYVLVNRNSGKVLDVYGRATNDGARISQYTRNDGAWQQWQFVDSGGGYYRLKSRHSGKVLDFPSTADRTGLVQNTDANRTSQQFRLADSDGGHVRLLNRAAGKAVDVLDSSTADGARVVQWPDTGGTSQQWRLVRLGTDTTPPTAPAAPRTSNLTCSSVTLSWSASTDDVGVAFYDVYHDGQLMTSVPGTARSVDLTVVPGATWGLYVNARDAAGNVSQASPTVTITVPQCQADTVPPTTPTGVTATASGTTVAVRWSPATDNVGVTGYEVLRDGTQVGSTTGATTTSFTDSGLAANTRYEYRVRARDAQANRSTPSTPVTVTTGAACATALCSITRVATDTDLPWGLATLPGGQVLYGRRDAFDIVRLDPATGAKTSLGRVPGVAGTDGEGGVLGIAVAADFTADPWVYVMHTSPTDNRVVRIRYTGGVLTGTPQVLLTGIPRNKYHNGGRLRFGPDGKLYVATGDGQNGTWAQDLDNLAGKVLRVNRDGTVPGDNPFGTPVWSYGHRNPQGLAFDSRGRLWEQEFGNSVMDETNLIVRGGNYGWPACEGTTGRCDEPGFIAPERTYPVAEASCSGIAVVRDALYLACLRGARLYRAEITDDGLGDVQQYLNGTYGRLRTVEPSADGGLWLTTSTRGDKDSVANNSNESILKVELGR, from the coding sequence GTGTTCGCGGTGGTGCTGTCGGGTCTCGGTGTCGTGGTCCCGGCACCCGTCGCGTCGGCCGCCACCGTGGACACCAGCGCCTCCTACGTGCTGGTCAACCGCAACAGCGGCAAGGTGCTGGACGTGTACGGGCGCGCCACGAACGACGGGGCGCGGATCTCGCAGTACACCCGCAACGACGGTGCGTGGCAGCAGTGGCAGTTCGTCGACTCGGGCGGCGGCTACTACCGGCTGAAGTCGCGCCACAGCGGCAAGGTGCTGGACTTCCCGTCCACCGCCGACCGCACCGGCCTGGTGCAGAACACCGACGCCAACCGCACGAGCCAGCAGTTCCGCCTCGCCGACTCCGACGGCGGCCACGTGCGCCTGCTCAACCGCGCCGCCGGCAAGGCGGTCGACGTGCTCGACTCCTCCACCGCCGACGGGGCGCGGGTAGTCCAGTGGCCCGACACCGGCGGTACCAGCCAGCAGTGGCGACTGGTCCGGCTCGGCACCGACACGACGCCGCCGACCGCGCCCGCCGCCCCCCGGACCTCGAACCTCACCTGCTCCTCGGTGACGCTGTCGTGGTCCGCCTCGACCGACGACGTCGGCGTGGCGTTCTACGACGTCTACCACGACGGGCAGCTCATGACCTCGGTGCCGGGCACGGCGCGGTCGGTCGACCTGACCGTCGTGCCGGGGGCCACCTGGGGGTTGTACGTCAACGCGCGCGACGCGGCAGGCAACGTCTCCCAGGCCAGCCCCACGGTCACCATCACCGTGCCGCAGTGCCAGGCCGACACCGTGCCGCCGACCACCCCCACCGGCGTGACGGCGACCGCGTCGGGCACCACGGTCGCGGTGCGCTGGTCGCCGGCCACCGACAACGTCGGCGTCACGGGCTACGAGGTCCTGCGCGACGGCACCCAGGTCGGCTCCACCACCGGCGCGACGACGACCTCGTTCACCGACAGCGGCCTGGCCGCGAACACCCGCTACGAGTACCGGGTGCGGGCGCGCGACGCGCAGGCCAACCGCTCCACCCCGAGCACCCCGGTCACGGTCACCACGGGCGCCGCCTGCGCCACGGCGCTGTGCTCGATCACCAGGGTCGCCACCGACACCGACCTGCCCTGGGGCCTGGCCACCCTGCCCGGCGGGCAGGTGCTCTACGGCCGCCGCGACGCCTTCGACATCGTCCGCCTCGACCCCGCGACCGGGGCGAAGACCAGCCTCGGACGCGTGCCGGGCGTGGCGGGGACCGACGGCGAGGGCGGTGTCCTGGGCATCGCCGTGGCGGCCGACTTCACGGCCGACCCGTGGGTGTACGTCATGCACACCAGCCCGACCGACAACCGGGTGGTGCGCATCCGCTACACCGGTGGCGTGCTCACGGGCACCCCGCAGGTGCTGCTCACCGGCATCCCGCGCAACAAGTACCACAACGGCGGCCGGCTGCGGTTCGGTCCGGACGGCAAGCTCTACGTCGCCACCGGTGACGGCCAGAACGGCACCTGGGCCCAGGACCTCGACAACCTCGCCGGCAAGGTCCTGCGCGTCAACCGCGACGGCACGGTCCCCGGCGACAACCCGTTCGGCACCCCGGTGTGGAGCTACGGCCACCGCAACCCCCAGGGCCTCGCCTTCGACTCGCGGGGCAGGCTGTGGGAGCAGGAGTTCGGCAACTCCGTCATGGACGAGACCAACCTGATCGTCCGGGGCGGCAACTACGGCTGGCCCGCCTGCGAGGGCACCACCGGGCGCTGCGACGAACCCGGCTTCATCGCACCCGAGCGCACCTACCCCGTCGCCGAGGCCTCGTGCAGCGGCATCGCCGTGGTCCGCGATGCCCTCTACCTCGCCTGCCTGCGCGGGGCCCGGCTCTACCGGGCGGAGATCACCGACGACGGCCTGGGCGACGTCCAGCAGTACCTCAACGGCACCTACGGGCGGCTGCGCACCGTGGAACCGTCCGCCGACGGCGGCTTGTGGCTGACCACCAGCACCCGCGGCGACAAGGACAGCGTCGCGAACAACAGCAACGAGAGCATCCTCAAGGTCGAACTCGGGCGGTGA
- a CDS encoding SsgA family sporulation/cell division regulator yields MRNDHVTLRSTAVFDLLAPRTPAVPVQVELRYDTKDPYAVVAAFRTGRAGWVEWVYARDLLADGLIADAGDGDVRIRPAADDPEVVVIELSSPSGHAMFEASAQELADFLDRTYDVVVPGNEHLWVDVDEALTHLISTDLT; encoded by the coding sequence ATGCGCAATGACCACGTGACACTCCGTTCAACAGCTGTGTTCGACCTCCTGGCACCGAGGACTCCGGCCGTGCCGGTCCAGGTCGAGCTCCGCTACGACACGAAGGACCCGTACGCGGTGGTGGCCGCGTTCCGCACGGGTCGAGCCGGGTGGGTGGAGTGGGTCTACGCCCGCGACCTCCTGGCCGACGGGCTGATCGCCGACGCCGGGGACGGCGACGTCCGGATCCGCCCGGCAGCCGACGACCCCGAGGTCGTGGTGATCGAACTGAGTTCCCCGTCCGGCCACGCCATGTTCGAGGCGTCCGCGCAGGAGCTGGCCGACTTCCTCGACCGCACCTATGACGTGGTCGTGCCCGGCAACGAACACCTGTGGGTCGACGTGGACGAGGCACTGACCCACCTGATCTCGACCGATCTGACGTAA
- the rpmG gene encoding 50S ribosomal protein L33 codes for MAKSTDVRPIIKMRSTAGTGYTYVTRKNRRNDPDRLVLRKFDPVVRRHVDFKEER; via the coding sequence ATGGCCAAGTCCACCGACGTCCGACCCATCATCAAGATGCGGTCCACCGCGGGTACCGGCTACACCTACGTCACCCGCAAGAACCGCCGCAACGACCCCGACCGGCTCGTGCTGCGGAAGTTCGACCCCGTCGTGCGCCGCCACGTCGACTTCAAGGAGGAGCGCTGA
- a CDS encoding VanZ family protein has protein sequence MADHDAGAGAGAVPGRVSLVPLRDLLTMGPLGIGGNLPVFAAPGFSAPIRFAAFASAPKVLALAAGCSVLVETAQYALRLDRVSSVDDVLVNAAGAVPAALASRHWWRTGGERATTRSPEVVRGNAPP, from the coding sequence GTGGCTGACCACGATGCCGGGGCCGGGGCCGGTGCCGTCCCCGGTCGGGTGAGCCTGGTCCCGCTGCGGGACCTGCTCACGATGGGACCGCTCGGGATCGGCGGCAACCTGCCGGTCTTCGCGGCGCCGGGGTTCTCCGCCCCGATCCGGTTCGCGGCGTTCGCCTCCGCGCCGAAGGTCCTGGCGCTCGCGGCGGGGTGCTCGGTCCTGGTCGAGACCGCGCAGTACGCGCTGCGGCTCGACCGGGTGTCCTCGGTGGACGACGTGCTGGTCAACGCCGCCGGCGCCGTGCCGGCCGCGCTGGCGTCGCGCCACTGGTGGCGCACCGGGGGCGAGCGCGCGACGACCCGGTCTCCCGAGGTGGTCCGCGGCAACGCCCCGCCGTGA
- a CDS encoding YbaB/EbfC family nucleoid-associated protein, producing the protein MVDPQKRLQDMMRSFQEQAAKAGQLQEVMKDLRGTGRSRDGAVVVTAAPSGAVLGLQLSPAAMGRSHVALQQEILDAIRMATQDAARQLDTAVAPILGDRLEQFKQGMAASGVEPIMPSAPPPGPTGPPPAQPPFAQPSFAPPPSGQPQRNRPAPPRVEDDEPPSTYLR; encoded by the coding sequence GTGGTCGATCCGCAGAAGCGCCTGCAGGACATGATGCGGTCGTTCCAGGAGCAGGCGGCGAAAGCGGGACAGCTCCAGGAAGTCATGAAGGACCTGCGCGGGACCGGGCGCAGCCGCGATGGGGCGGTCGTCGTGACGGCGGCGCCGTCCGGGGCCGTGCTGGGGTTGCAGCTGTCACCGGCCGCGATGGGCCGTTCGCACGTGGCGCTGCAGCAGGAGATCCTGGACGCGATCCGGATGGCGACCCAGGACGCCGCCCGACAGCTCGACACGGCCGTCGCCCCGATCCTGGGCGACCGGCTGGAGCAGTTCAAGCAGGGCATGGCGGCGTCCGGCGTCGAGCCGATCATGCCGTCCGCGCCACCGCCCGGACCCACCGGCCCGCCGCCCGCCCAGCCGCCGTTCGCCCAGCCCTCGTTCGCCCCGCCCCCCTCGGGCCAACCCCAGCGGAACCGACCGGCTCCACCGCGGGTCGAAGACGACGAACCACCGAGCACGTACTTGCGTTGA
- the rpsN gene encoding 30S ribosomal protein S14, with translation MAKKSKIAKDRQRREVVARHAERRRELKEIIRLDPDRRDEALAALQRLPRDASPTRLRNRDAVDGRPRAFNRAFGLSRIRLREMAHRGELPGVSKSSW, from the coding sequence ATGGCCAAGAAGTCCAAGATCGCCAAGGACCGGCAGCGCCGGGAGGTCGTCGCCCGCCACGCCGAGCGGCGGCGCGAGCTGAAGGAGATCATCCGGCTCGACCCGGACCGCCGCGACGAGGCGCTGGCCGCGCTCCAGCGGCTGCCGCGCGACGCCAGCCCCACCCGCCTGCGCAACCGCGACGCCGTGGACGGCCGCCCCAGGGCCTTCAACCGCGCGTTCGGCCTGTCCCGCATCCGACTCCGCGAGATGGCGCACCGCGGCGAGCTGCCCGGCGTCAGCAAGTCCAGCTGGTAG
- the rpmB gene encoding 50S ribosomal protein L28, giving the protein MSSRHCQVTGRKPGFGKQVSHSNRRTSRRWLPNTQRRRYWLPSENRFVVLTVSTKGIKTVDRRGVESVVAELRRQGVKV; this is encoded by the coding sequence GTGTCCTCACGGCACTGCCAGGTCACCGGGCGCAAACCCGGCTTCGGCAAGCAGGTCTCGCACAGCAACCGGCGCACGTCCCGCCGCTGGCTGCCCAACACGCAGCGCCGGAGGTACTGGCTGCCCTCGGAGAACCGGTTCGTCGTGCTCACGGTGTCCACCAAGGGCATCAAGACCGTGGACCGGCGCGGCGTCGAGTCCGTGGTCGCCGAGCTGCGCCGCCAGGGGGTGAAGGTCTGA
- a CDS encoding WXG100 family type VII secretion target, translating into MTGGPGSFADLNDGDRKNWFEQAAGRGSSGIGALQDLADATSAPQMTAAAISGRVELLQTMASPGQALLDNGLGFLVSIVLSPLIEIAEQAVGDPEQMRATGTGWEQVAGWLDEVAQAEKTRAEATAGVWQGPAGDAFRRQVTEFGDGVSALAEDVRGLKQTLDMIADLFDMFVEFVIQVLTELIIGLIVQWLAALAASWITAGGSVAAAGATTTVQVGSTGVRITMRVSKLQVELFKIVKRLEDLLTRLRGPLRQVIQRMNTLRGGNMAQQFAGRQLGANPLVNIVTRADDVSLASTTANRFMQGVTGEGALAGNIAQTVLTGVLGGQTRVGGAAFSAGVDAAVDGGVTFGTRAAYDTARDAPPEEERRETQERGFTW; encoded by the coding sequence GTGACCGGCGGTCCGGGCTCGTTCGCCGACCTCAACGACGGCGACCGGAAGAACTGGTTCGAGCAGGCCGCCGGGCGCGGCAGCTCGGGCATCGGAGCCCTTCAGGACCTCGCCGACGCCACCAGCGCGCCGCAGATGACCGCGGCCGCGATCTCGGGGCGCGTGGAGCTGCTCCAGACCATGGCGAGCCCCGGGCAGGCGCTGCTGGACAACGGCCTGGGCTTCCTGGTGTCCATCGTGCTCAGCCCGCTGATCGAGATCGCGGAGCAGGCGGTCGGCGACCCGGAGCAGATGCGCGCCACCGGCACCGGATGGGAACAGGTCGCCGGCTGGCTGGACGAGGTCGCCCAAGCCGAGAAGACGCGTGCCGAGGCCACCGCGGGGGTGTGGCAGGGCCCTGCGGGCGACGCCTTCCGCCGCCAGGTCACCGAGTTCGGCGACGGCGTGTCCGCGCTGGCCGAGGACGTCCGGGGGCTCAAGCAGACCCTGGACATGATCGCGGACCTGTTCGACATGTTCGTCGAGTTCGTCATCCAGGTCCTCACCGAGCTGATCATCGGCCTGATCGTGCAGTGGCTCGCCGCGCTGGCCGCGTCGTGGATCACCGCGGGCGGCTCGGTCGCCGCCGCCGGGGCCACCACCACCGTGCAGGTCGGCAGCACGGGCGTGCGGATCACCATGCGCGTGTCCAAGCTCCAGGTGGAGCTGTTCAAGATCGTCAAGCGGTTGGAGGACCTGCTCACCCGGCTGCGCGGCCCGCTGCGCCAGGTCATCCAGCGCATGAACACCCTGCGCGGCGGCAACATGGCCCAGCAGTTCGCCGGCCGCCAACTGGGCGCCAACCCGCTGGTCAACATCGTCACCCGGGCCGACGACGTCTCCCTCGCCTCCACCACCGCCAACCGGTTCATGCAGGGCGTCACCGGCGAGGGGGCACTGGCCGGCAACATCGCCCAGACCGTCCTCACCGGCGTCCTCGGCGGCCAGACGCGGGTGGGTGGCGCCGCCTTCAGCGCCGGCGTGGACGCCGCCGTCGACGGCGGCGTCACGTTCGGCACCCGGGCCGCCTACGACACCGCGCGCGACGCACCTCCCGAAGAGGAGCGTCGCGAAACCCAGGAACGCGGGTTCACCTGGTGA